The proteins below are encoded in one region of Tepidimicrobium xylanilyticum:
- the spoIVA gene encoding stage IV sporulation protein A: MEKYDIYKDIAERTQGDIYAGVVGPVRTGKSTFIKRFMELLVIPNIQNKYKKERAKDELPLSGAGKTIMTTEPKFVPNEAVELVLKDNITFKVRMVDCVGYLVKGALGHEEDHIPRMVSTPWHENDIPFEEAAEIGTRKVITDHSTIGIVVTTDGSITDIERTNYIKAEERVIFELKELEKPFIIVLNTKHPNLDSTLALRESLEEKYGVSVVAIDCLNMEIEDVERIFEKLLFEFPIKEITIKFPGWIEGLPRSHWIKNSILSSLKESIQTLQKLNEVEISLKTLRELEIVKNVNIKEIKLGEGVVNAELIVDEELFFEVLKEMTGYTIEGDYQILGLISKLAETKKEYDKIESALGQAKEIGYGLVSPSLDEMELAEPEIYRQGNRFGVKLKARAPSLHILRCDITTEVSPLIGTEKQSEELVKYFLDEFEEDPSKIWQSNLFGKSLYDLVNEQLQGKLNTMPDDARNKMRRALERIINDGSGGLICIII, encoded by the coding sequence GTGGAAAAATACGACATATATAAGGATATAGCCGAAAGGACCCAAGGGGATATATATGCGGGGGTAGTAGGGCCTGTAAGAACGGGAAAGTCCACTTTTATAAAAAGGTTTATGGAATTGTTGGTAATACCTAATATTCAAAATAAGTATAAGAAGGAGAGGGCTAAAGATGAGTTGCCCTTAAGTGGAGCAGGCAAAACAATTATGACTACTGAACCAAAATTTGTACCTAACGAAGCAGTAGAACTGGTATTAAAGGATAATATAACCTTTAAGGTGAGGATGGTAGACTGTGTTGGATACTTAGTTAAAGGAGCTTTAGGACATGAGGAAGATCATATTCCACGCATGGTTTCAACCCCTTGGCATGAAAATGATATACCTTTTGAAGAAGCTGCAGAAATAGGAACTAGGAAGGTAATTACAGACCATTCAACCATAGGTATTGTAGTAACTACAGATGGCTCTATTACGGATATTGAAAGGACCAACTATATAAAAGCTGAAGAACGAGTAATATTTGAACTTAAAGAACTAGAAAAGCCTTTTATAATAGTTCTTAATACTAAACATCCCAATTTAGATAGTACTTTAGCTTTAAGGGAGAGCCTTGAAGAAAAATATGGAGTTTCAGTAGTAGCTATTGATTGCCTAAATATGGAAATTGAGGATGTGGAAAGAATATTTGAAAAATTGTTATTTGAATTTCCTATTAAGGAGATTACCATCAAGTTTCCAGGTTGGATTGAAGGTTTACCAAGGAGCCATTGGATAAAAAATAGCATTTTGAGTTCCTTGAAGGAATCAATACAGACTTTACAGAAGTTAAACGAAGTGGAAATTTCTTTAAAAACTTTAAGAGAATTAGAAATTGTAAAGAATGTAAATATTAAGGAGATAAAATTGGGAGAAGGGGTTGTTAATGCAGAATTAATTGTAGATGAGGAATTGTTCTTCGAAGTTTTAAAAGAGATGACAGGTTATACTATTGAAGGGGATTATCAAATACTTGGGTTAATAAGTAAACTGGCAGAAACTAAAAAAGAATATGATAAAATAGAAAGTGCACTGGGGCAGGCTAAGGAAATAGGATATGGTTTGGTAAGTCCAAGCTTAGATGAAATGGAATTGGCAGAACCTGAAATATATAGGCAAGGCAATAGATTTGGTGTGAAATTGAAAGCTCGTGCTCCTTCTCTTCATATATTAAGATGCGATATAACTACTGAGGTATCACCATTAATAGGGACTGAAAAACAAAGCGAGGAATTAGTTAAATATTTTCTGGATGAATTTGAAGAAGACCCATCAAAAATTTGGCAATCTAATTTATTTGGGAAATCTCTATATGATTTGGTTAATGAACAATTACAGGGGAAATTAAACACTATGCCAGATGATGCAAGGAATAAGATGAGAAGAGCTTTAGAAAGAATAATCAACGATGGTAGCGGTGGGTTGATTTGCATAATAATATAA